From Rutidosis leptorrhynchoides isolate AG116_Rl617_1_P2 chromosome 3, CSIRO_AGI_Rlap_v1, whole genome shotgun sequence, a single genomic window includes:
- the LOC139902494 gene encoding probable serine/threonine-protein kinase PBL26 → MAAKTFTFKELEMATKNFKEECLLGEGGFGRVYKGQLERTGEIVAVKQLNRNGRQGNKEFLVEVMMLGHLCHPNLVKLIGYCADGDNRLLVYEYMSSGSLENHLLDLPRGKSLMSWSTRMKVAMHTAQGLEYLHETNNPPIIYRDLKSPNILLDHDFNAKLSDFGLATLGPFGDKTSRVMGTLRYCAPEYQKRGKLSVKTDIYSYGVVLLELITGRRAVDLTRKSEELHLVRWAETRINNPQKYSELVDPLLEGNYPKADLSHVLAIATMCINNNASLRPFISDVVTSLASLVQDPIR, encoded by the exons ATGGCAGCTAAAACCTTCACCTTCAAGGAGCTAGAAATGGCGACAAAGAACTTCAAGGAAGAATGTCTTCTAGGAGAAGGTGGATTTGGGCGGGTTTATAAAGGACAACTTGAAAGAACCGGCGAG ATTGTGGCTGTGAAGCAACTAAACCGCAATGGAAGACAAGGAAACAAAGAATTTCTTGTCGAGGTTATGATGTTGGGCCATCTTTGTCATCCGAATTTGGTTAAATTGATTGGATATTGCGCAGATGGAGATAATAGACTACTTGTGTACGAGTACATGTCTTCTGGTTCTTTGGAAAACCATCTACTTG ATCTTCCACGGGGAAAGAGTCTGATGAGTTGGTCAACAAGGATGAAAGTAGCGATGCATACCGCACAAGGTCTTGAATATTTGCACGAGACGAACAATCCACCAATCATCTATCGAGACTTAAAGTCGCCCAACATACTGCTTGATCATGATTTCAATGCAAAACTGTCTGATTTCGGGTTAGCAACGCTGGGTCCATTTGGGGACAAGACATCAAGAGTGATGGGAACACTTAGATATTGTGCACCTGAGTATCAAAAGAGGGGTAAGTTAAGTGTAAAGACCGATATTTACAGTTATGGAGTCGTGTTATTGGAGCTAATTACAGGAAGAAGAGCTGTTGATTTGACAAGGAAAAGTGAAGAATTGCATCTTGTTCGATGG GCAGAAACGAGGATCAATAACCCACAAAAATACTCGGAATTGGTTGATCCACTTCTTGAAGGAAATTACCCGAAGGCCGATTTAAGCCATGTGCTAGCCATAGCAACCATGTGTATTAATAACAATGCATCATTACGTCCATTTATCAGCGATGTTGTTACGTCTTTAGCTTCCCTCGTGCAGGATCCAATACGATAA